The Candidatus Deferrimicrobium sp. genome includes a region encoding these proteins:
- a CDS encoding branched-chain amino acid ABC transporter permease, with amino-acid sequence MTGIFGVSIQGLFGQLLVGLLNGSFYAILSLGLAIIFGLLNIINFAHGAQYMMGAFLAWIGMTYLGVSYWWALLLSPLLVGAFGMLLERGMLKRLYKLDHLYGLLLTFGLALIVEGLFRYRFGISGESYPVTELLEGGENLGFMFLPKYRVWVVVASLVVCFGTWYVIERTKLGSYLRAGTENPELLQAFGINVPLMITLTYGYGVALAAFAGVLAAPIFNVNPVMGSNLIITVFAVVVVGGMGSILGSIVTGIGLGLIEGIVKSGMIANLLSAAFDSVPVAGSIVYPIKLLFSPEASAVTIFVIMAIVLLVRPAGLFGRER; translated from the coding sequence GTGACCGGGATATTCGGTGTGTCGATTCAGGGCTTGTTCGGCCAGCTGCTGGTCGGACTGCTCAATGGCTCTTTCTATGCCATCCTCAGCCTTGGGCTGGCGATTATCTTCGGCCTTCTCAACATCATCAATTTCGCCCACGGCGCCCAGTACATGATGGGCGCGTTCCTGGCCTGGATCGGGATGACCTACCTCGGCGTCAGCTACTGGTGGGCGTTGCTGCTTTCACCGCTGTTGGTCGGAGCGTTCGGCATGCTCCTCGAGCGCGGCATGCTGAAAAGGCTTTACAAGTTGGATCACCTCTACGGGCTGCTCCTCACGTTCGGCCTGGCGCTGATCGTCGAAGGCCTCTTTCGTTACCGGTTCGGCATCTCGGGCGAAAGCTATCCGGTGACCGAACTGCTGGAGGGCGGGGAGAATCTCGGCTTCATGTTCCTGCCGAAGTACCGTGTCTGGGTCGTGGTGGCCTCATTGGTCGTATGCTTCGGCACATGGTATGTCATCGAGCGCACCAAGCTGGGTTCCTATCTGCGGGCCGGGACAGAAAACCCGGAGCTTCTGCAGGCGTTCGGGATCAACGTCCCGCTGATGATCACGCTGACCTATGGGTACGGCGTGGCGCTGGCCGCGTTCGCCGGTGTCCTGGCGGCGCCGATTTTCAACGTGAATCCGGTGATGGGGTCGAATCTCATCATCACCGTGTTCGCGGTCGTGGTGGTCGGCGGGATGGGTTCGATCTTGGGTTCCATCGTGACCGGCATCGGGCTCGGGCTGATCGAGGGGATCGTCAAGTCCGGGATGATCGCCAACCTGCTCAGCGCGGCGTTCGATTCGGTGCCCGTGGCGGGATCCATCGTCTATCCGATCAAGCTTCTGTTTTCCCCCGAGGCATCGGCGGTGACCATCTTCGTGATCATGGCCATCGTTCTGCTGGTGCGGCCGGCGGGCCTGTTCGGCAGGGAGCGGTAA
- a CDS encoding branched-chain amino acid ABC transporter permease codes for MPTEKMNAIAWGLLVVGGIAAPFLVYPVFAMKILCFALFACAFNLLLGYTGLLSFGHAAFLGTAGYVTGHTVKALGFQPELGILAGTAAAAALGYVIGSLAIRRSGIYFAMITLALAQMVYFMSLQIPFTGGEDGLQGVPRGKLFGMIDLMQPLYMYYFVFAIFLSGFWVIYRTIHSPFGQVLKAIRENEPRAISLGYDVEKYKLTAFVLSAALSGLAGAAKTLVFQLASLTDVHWYTSGEVVLMTLLGGMGTVFGPVIGAIVVVGLQNYGANIGEWVIVITGTIFVICVLAFRRGIVGEIAVLFKK; via the coding sequence ATGCCCACGGAAAAAATGAATGCCATCGCCTGGGGACTGCTCGTCGTGGGCGGCATCGCGGCCCCTTTCCTCGTGTACCCGGTGTTTGCGATGAAGATCCTGTGTTTCGCGCTGTTCGCGTGCGCGTTCAACCTTCTCCTTGGCTACACCGGCCTGCTTTCCTTCGGGCATGCGGCTTTCCTCGGCACCGCGGGGTACGTCACGGGCCACACCGTCAAGGCCCTTGGGTTCCAGCCCGAGCTTGGAATCCTGGCCGGCACCGCAGCGGCTGCGGCGCTCGGCTACGTCATCGGGAGCCTTGCGATACGGCGCTCGGGGATCTACTTCGCGATGATTACCTTGGCATTGGCGCAAATGGTGTACTTCATGTCGCTGCAGATCCCCTTCACGGGAGGGGAGGACGGATTGCAAGGGGTGCCTCGCGGCAAGCTGTTCGGCATGATCGACCTGATGCAACCCCTGTATATGTACTACTTCGTGTTCGCGATCTTCCTGTCGGGGTTCTGGGTCATCTACCGGACGATCCATTCTCCGTTCGGCCAGGTGCTCAAGGCGATCCGGGAAAACGAGCCGAGAGCGATTTCCCTGGGCTATGACGTCGAAAAATATAAATTGACGGCCTTTGTCCTCTCGGCAGCCCTATCGGGTCTGGCGGGGGCGGCCAAGACCCTGGTGTTCCAGCTGGCATCCCTCACCGATGTGCACTGGTACACGTCGGGAGAAGTGGTGCTGATGACCCTGTTGGGCGGGATGGGGACGGTTTTCGGGCCCGTCATCGGGGCGATCGTCGTGGTCGGCCTGCAGAACTATGGCGCGAATATCGGTGAATGGGTGATCGTGATCACCGGCACGATTTTCGTCATCTGCGTGCTGGCGTTTCGTCGCGGAATCGTGGGCGAGATCGCGGTGTTGTTCAAGAAATGA